The genomic region GGAAGGCAGAGATGAGGCGGACAAAAGGGTCCCGTACGAAGAGGAACTTAGTGTACTTCTTCAGCTTGATCTTCATGAGGTGCCGGGAGAACTTCCCGTAGCGACGCCAGAATTTGTTGAAAGTCAAGTGGGTGCTGGTGTTGTGAACGTGCTCCCGTGGGATATCCAGGGGGTTTCGGTAGGGAACCCCCTGGTCCAGCAGGCTCTCGCTCAGCACGATCATCACCCGTTTCCAGTTGGTGCAGGCCACCTTGGGGACGTAACAGTAGATGATGCCGTGGCGGTCGTCCACAATCAGGTGGTTGAGCTCATAGTTCGGGATGTCATCAAAGGAGCGCTCCTTGGTGGGGAAGGCGAAGCTGGAATTGGCACAGAACTCCCGCAACGTTCTCTGCCTCTCTATTTGCAGTTTCTCCTGGTCCAAGCTGTTCCTGGCATTGTGTGTAGACCAGTCGTAGCCCCGTACGTTCTCCTCCAAATTGCTCACCACGGGCTTGCTGGAGCCCTGGACAAGCAGCTGCTCTGTCTTTCGGGAGGTAGAGCTGTTCTGTTTCAGGTTCGAACTAAGCAGCTTGGCCAAAAATTCATCCACTTCTGGCAAGGCTTCCCAGTCTCCACCTGCAGTGATACCAGGGATGGCCCCTGGGGAGTGAGGCCTGGAAAAGGACGTGTGCAGGTAGAAGTGCGCCGTTCCCACGTTGTC from Aythya fuligula isolate bAytFul2 chromosome 15, bAytFul2.pri, whole genome shotgun sequence harbors:
- the CHST12 gene encoding carbohydrate sulfotransferase 12; translation: MTKARLLRLSVVLVSIFMILLIIVYWDNVGTAHFYLHTSFSRPHSPGAIPGITAGGDWEALPEVDEFLAKLLSSNLKQNSSTSRKTEQLLVQGSSKPVVSNLEENVRGYDWSTHNARNSLDQEKLQIERQRTLREFCANSSFAFPTKERSFDDIPNYELNHLIVDDRHGIIYCYVPKVACTNWKRVMIVLSESLLDQGVPYRNPLDIPREHVHNTSTHLTFNKFWRRYGKFSRHLMKIKLKKYTKFLFVRDPFVRLISAFRSKFELENEEFYRRFAVPMLKLYSNHTNLPTSVSEAFGAGLRVSFSDFIQYLLDPRTEKMAPFNEHWRQVYRLCHPCQIDYDFIGKLETLDEDAAYLLQLLKVDRLLRFPPSYRNRTASSWEDDWFAKIPLAWRQQLYKLYEADFVLFGYPKPENLLKD